From Fulvivirga lutea:
TTTATTCAATACTGGTAGAGTGCCCGGATGAGCAAATGTTATTTCACTGATGTTTACATTCGGTTGATTACCAAATGTTGTAGAATCTGAATTAAATATTTTGGATTGTGTGAGTAGCTGAGCATGAACTTCAAGCCCAATTATAACATCATATTTATCTTTTACACTCTCCTCCATCAAGCTCTTACACCATTTTTAAAGCTTTCTCCACCACTCGATCTAATCCGCTAAGATCTTTTCCACCGGCAGTTGCATAAAATGGTTGGCCTCCGCCTCCACCTTTAATTTCTTGTGCTAGTTCTCTAACTATAGTGCCAGCATTCAAGTTTTTATCTTTAATCAACTCATCACCAATAACTACTGAAATTTGTGGTTTTCCATCAATATTTGCCGCCAAAACCAGGAACAAATTTGAAAGCTCATTTTTAAGTTCAAAGGAAATTTGTTTCAATGCATCCGAGGAAGGTAAGTCTACTTTACTGATAATCTTAACTAATCCATTCTCTTCTTTTTTTGAGCTAAGCAGCTCCTTCTTCAAATCCCCTGCTTTACTTGCATGTAGCTTCTGTATCTCCTTCTCCAATTGGCTTTTCTCTTCCACCAATTGTTTGATTGACGCTTTAACATCTTTAGGAGCTTTTAATATATTCTTTACTTCATTAATTAATTCAACCTGTTCGGTTACATAGTCTTCTGCTCTTTTTCCTGTTATTGCCTCAATTCTGCGCACTCCGGCAGCTATAGAACTTTCAGATATTATTTTGAAAAACCCAATATTGCCAGTAGCCTTTACATGTGTACCACCACAAAGCTCAACTGACTCACCAAACTTAATAACCCTAACAAAATCGCCATATTTCTCACCGAAAAGAGCCATCGCACCCATCTCTTTAGCTTCACTAATAGGTGTGTTTCGTGCTTCTTCTAGCGCAAGATTTTCACGAATCATTTGATTCACCATCTGCTCGACTTTTGTTATCTCTTCTTCCGACATTTTTTGGAAATGAGAAAAGTCAAAACGTAATTCCTTCTCGTTAACCAGCGATCCTTTTTGCTCTACGTGAGTGCCAAGTACCTCTCTCAAAGCATGGTGCAATAAATGAGTAGCAGTATGATTGCTCATGGTGTCGACCCTCTTGCTTTTATTCACAATGGCAGTGTATTCAGCATCAACCTGAGTTGGAAGCTTTTCTACTATATGGATTATGAGATCATTTTCTTTTTTAGTATCCAGAACTTTAAGTCGTTCATTTTCAGACTCCAGATATCCATTATCCCCAACCTGGCCTCCACTCTCGGCATAAAATGGAGTTTTATCTAATACAAGTTGGTATACTTCGTTCCCTTTTTGTTTTACTGTTCTGTACTGAATCACTTTCGCTTGCGTTGCTAAGCTATCATACCCCAGAAACTCCACTTTTTCTACTTTATCAAGCACAGTCCAATCTCCTGTTTCCTTTACCGCATCAGCTTTAGAACGCTCCTTCTGCTTAGCCATTTCTTCCTGAAAACCTTTTTCATCAACAGAAAGCCCATTTTCTCTGGCAATAAGAGATGTTAAGTCTAGCGGAAAACCAAAAGTATCGTATAACTCAAATGCTGTTTTTCCATCGATGACTTTATCACTTATTGATGACTTGATAGATTCAATTCTTTTGAGACCATTATCTAATGTTTTCAGAAATGATGCTTCTTCCTGCTCTATTACTTTTTTAATAAAATCTTTCTGAGCTCGCACTTCGTTAAACACATCACCCATTTGCTGATCCAAAATATCAACTAACTCAAATATAATGGGGTCTTTAAAGTTTAGGAATGTAAAACCATAACGAACTGCTCTCCTTAAAATTCTCCTGATCACATAACCAGCTCCGGTATTGGAAGGCAGTTGGCCATCGGCTACTGCAAAAGTAATTGCCCTAACGTGATCAGAAATCACCCTTAAAGCAATATCAATCTGTTCATTTGAGCCATATTTAACACCTGCCTTATCAGCCAAATAATTAATTAATGGTACAAAAACATCCGTATCATAATTCGATTTTTTGTTTTGAATAGCCATGCATAGCCTTTCAAAACCCATTCCTGTATCTACATGTTTTGCAGGTAAACTCACCAGTTCTCCGGAAGCTTTTCTATTGAACTCCATGAAAACGAGGTTCCATATCTCCACCACTTGAGGGTGATCATTATTTACAAGCTCCTTGCCAGGTTTAGCCTTAATTTCATCCTCAGAACGCAAATCAATATGAATTTCTGAGCAGGGCCCGCAAGGTCCTTGATCACCCATTTCCCAGAAATTGTCTTTCTTAGAGCCATATAGAATTCTGTCTTCGGGAATAATAGCTTTCCAATAGTCATAAGCTTCCTGGTCTAGCCCAAGATTATCATCTTTATCGCCTTCAAAGACAGTTACGTACAATCTATCTTTGGGTAGCTTATACTCCTCTGTGAGTAATTCCCATGCCCATTCAATAGCCTCCTTTTTGAAATAATCGCCAAATGACCAATTGCCAAGCATTTCAAACATCGTATGATGGTAGGTATCAAGACCCACTTCTTCCAGATCATTATGTTTACCGGAAACCCTCAAACACTTTTGTGTATCAGCTATACGAGGATATTTTGACTTTTCGTTACCTAAAAAGAAGTCTTTGAACTGGTTCATTCCAGCATTAGTGAACATAAGAGTTGGATCATTCTTATTTACTAATGGTGCGGAATCAACTATTTGATGTTCCTTGTTAATGAAAAAGTTTAGAAATTTTTGCCTAACCGCCTTAGAATCCATGGATTATAAAAAAAAATGATAAATTTGCACCCGACTGTAATATTCCAAGAAAAATGAATATATTGCGTTAGTCAAACGGCTTATTTTTAGTTTGAAAGCGCAATTTTTTAATGTTCTTGATTAAAGAGGCACAAAAATAAGAGTTTTAGCTTAGATTTTACATGGCGCGAATAAAATATTACTACGATACTGAAACCTGCCGGTACGAGAGAGCGAAAATCACAAAATCCGATGTTATATTGAATTTTTTGGGGTTTTTGGCTGTGGCTTTGGTAATGTCTGTTACCATGGTAGTAATATATAACACCTACTTCGAAAGCCCTACTGAAGCAAAGCTGAAAAAGGAAAACAGAGAGCTTCAAAAGCACTATCAGGTTTTACAGGGAGAATTAAATGAAGTTGAGGATGTAATTGCCGCCTTAAACGAGCGCGATAACAATATTTACAGAAAAATATATGAAGCGGAACCTCTTCCTTCCACAGTACTAGAGGCTGGACATGGTGGTGCGGTAGAATACAAACATATTATTGAGAAAGGGTTACGTGATTCTAAGCTTGTGGCTGGAATGAGCAACCAAATAGACAAGTTGAAAAGAAAAGCGAATATTGTCAATCAATCGTTTGACGAGATTATGTCTTTAGCCAAAGAGAATGAAGAGTTACTTGCGGCAATACCTGCCATTCAGCCTATTCATAATCCAGATTACACCAAACTAGCATCAGGTTTCGGTAATAGAATTAATCCATTTCATAAGGCGAGAGTAAAACATGAAGGTATAGACTATGCCGCGCCAAGAGGCACAGAAGTATATGCTACTGGAAATGGTAAAGTGAAATTCATTAAAGTAAATAGTTACTTACAAACAGGCTTTGGTAATTACATTGAAATAGATCATGGTTTTGGTTATGTAACAAGGTATGCACACTTGAATGCTGTAAGTGTAAAAGAAGGTGACGTTGTTAAAAGAGGACAGGTAATAGGTAAAGTTGGAAGCACGGGAGGATCAAGTGCCCCTCACCTGCATTATGAAGTAATCAAAAATGGAAAGAAAATAGACCCAATCAATTTTGTTATAAATGGCTTAAATAATCGAGACTATGTAAAACTAACCGAGCTTGCTGCTCGTGAAAACCAATCTTTCGATTAATTTTTTAAACTAAGAATCAACAACAAATCATGGCCAAAATCAGGTACTATTATAATACAGAAACGTGCAAATACGAGCCTATCAAGGTAACGAAAGGTGCAATGTTTCTGAATATACTAGGATTCTTTACGGTATCATTAATAATGGCTCTGGGTATTATTTATGCATATAGAGTCAACTTTACTCCTGTTAAAGAATCAATCCTTATTGAAAAAAATACTTCATTAAAACTGGACTGGGAAGTATTAAATGAAAAATTAGCTAACGCCTACACCCTTGTTGATGAACTTCAATTTAAAGATGACAATATTTACCGTGTAATTTTAGACACAGAGCCTATTCCTGCAACCATTAGAGAAGGTGGTGTTGGTGGTCATAACAAATATGAAAAACTGGTTGAACAAGAGCTTGAAGAACCTAAGTTGATTATTAATGCCTATCAAGATGTAGACAACCTTAAAAAGAAACTTTACATTCAAAGTAAGTCATACGATCAAATTTCAGATTTGCTTAGTGAAAAAGAACGTATGTGGGCTTCTAGGCCAGCTATTCAGCCAATTAATAATAAGGAATTAACAAGGTTACATACCACATTTGGTAGAAGGTTCCACCCTATTCTAAAAAAATGGAAAGAACATGAAGGACTTGACTTCACCGCTCCTACTGGAACTCCGGTTTATGCTACTGGCGATGGTATAATTACAGCAGCTTACAGATCAAGCAGTTATGGTAATGTACTATTTGTGAATCATGGGTATGGATATCAAACAAGATATGCTCACCTAACTGAATACATTGTTTCTCGTGGAGAAAATGTTAAACGAGGGCAAGTTATAGGTTATGTAGGCAGTACTGGAAGATCAGAAGCACCGCACCTTCACTATGAAGTGCTTTATAACTTTAAACCAATCAATCCGATTAATTTCTTCCAAAGAGACCTCGACAATGAAGAGTACGAGAAATTAATTGAAATTTCTCAACAAGAGACTATTCCGTTGGATTAATGTATGCATTGGTCTAGCTGCTTAAAGAACTTAATTTATAGCACTCTTTTCATCAACCTAGCTATAGGTTGTAAATCTTCTATGGTATCGAAAAGCACTGTAGAAAAAGACTCAACATTGTATACAATAGACTCTGTCTTTACTGAAGCTCAAACAGATACAGTTAAGACTGTAGTGTTAGTACAAGACTCAATTGAAATAAACATTCATCGGCTTTTAAAAGATACTGTCTCCATTATTGGTGTTGGTGATATAATGATGGGTACAAATTACCCAGATGCCGGTTATTTACCTCCTTCTAATGGCAGATATCTATTAAACAGTCTACACCCTATCCTAACTGATGCAGACGTTACCTTTGGCAATCTCGAAGGAGTGATATTAAACGAGGGTGGCGATGCAAAATATTGTAGAGACCCTAAAGTCTGTTATATTTTCAGATCCCCCGAAATAATTGCTCAAAACTTAGTAGAAGCTGGGTTTGATGTAATGAGTACCGCCAATAATCATGCAGGCGATTTTGGTAACCCCGGAAGAAAAAACACAATGAGGGTGCTTGATTCTATGCAAATTAACCATGCAGGGTTAGAGAGTAGACCGTATACAACGTTTATGATTGATGGAATGAAATATGGATTTGCTGCTTTTGCTCCCAATACTGGAACGGTAAGTATTCATGATATGGCTAGGGCTAAAGCTATCATAACCCACCTGGATTCTATTAGTGATATTGTTATTGCATCTTTTCATGGTGGTGCTGAGGGCAGTAAATATCAGCATGTAACGAGAGAAAACGAGTATTTCTATGGTGAAAACCGAGGGAATGTATATCAATTTTCTCATGCGTTGATTGATGCCGGTGCTGATATTATTTTCGGACACGGACCCCATGTAACGCGAGCCTTGGAATTATATAAGAATAGGCTAATAGCTTATAGTCTTGGTAACTTCTGCACCTATGCACGGTTTAACTTAAGAGGAGACAATGGCCTTGCTCCAATTCTTAAAGTTTACACCGATAGTGAAGGAAAATTTTTGCACGGAAAAATATATCCTATAATACAACTGGGTTCCGGAGGCCCTCAATTGGACTCTCAGGGTCGTGTTATCGAGAAAATTAGGGACTTAACGAAAAAAGATTTCCCAGAGACTCCAATAATGATTGACGAATCTGGCAGAATTAATTATCTTCAAAACTGATTATGCCTTACAAAGAAAAGTCAATAGAGAAGAAGTACTATTCCATTGGTGAAGTGGCAGCGCAATTTAATGTAGCTACATCACTTATTCGCTTTTGGGAAAGTGAGTTTGACTTAATTAAGCCGAAGAAAAACAGAAAGGGCAACAGGCAGTTCACAAAAGAGGATATCGAAAATGTAAAGCTCATTTACCACCTAGTAAAAGAACGTGGATTTACCTTGCAAGGCGCTAAAGATATGCTCAAGAGTAGTTCTAACGACCTTAAAGACAAAATGGACATGATTGATTCATTGACTAAGGTTAAAGAGTTCTTAGTGGAGCTTCGTAAGAACATTTCATAAATCACAATTTAATTTCATGGATCAGCAGCGTGTTTACCAAGTCGCCTTGAATTTTATTCCGGGCATAGGACACATGTTGGTAAAACAATTAGTAAGCTATTGTGGCTCAGCTGAGCAAGTATTTAAAACTACTAAGGGAAAACTACTCAAAATACCCGGTATTGGAGAGCATACAGCAAGCCTGATAAGTAGTGACGCAGTTCTTAAGAGGGCAGAAGACGAATTAAATAACTGTGAAAAACATGGGACTGAAATTCTCCTTTACACAGATAAAACCTTTCCAAAAAGGCTAAAACAAATAAATGATGCTCCATCTCTCATTTACGTAAAGGGTAAGGCTGACCTAAATAATGAAAAAGTTGTTTCAATTGTCGGTACTCGAAAAGCAACAGAATACGGCAAAAGACTAACCGAAGAACTCATTGAGCAGCTTACTCCACACAACCCACTGATTATAAGTGGCTTGGCCTACGGAATTGATATAGCAGCACACAAAGCATCGCTAAAACATAACTTATCTACTGTTGGCGTAATGGCCAGCGGTATTGACATCATTTATCCTGCAATACACAGAGAAACCTCCCTAAAAATGTTAGAAAACGGTGCGCTTATTACAGAGAATCCCATCGGTAGTAAACCAGATGCCCATCGGTTTCCAGCAAGAAACAGAATAATTGCTGGTATGTGCGATGCCGTTGTAGTTATTGAAGCAGCCAAAAAAGGTGGCGCATTAATTACTGCAAACATTGCTAATAGCTACAACAAAGATGTCTTTGCTGTGCCTGGTGATTTAAAAAATGAGTTTTCAGAAGGTTGCAATGCCTTGATTAAAAGCAATCAGGCGCACTTAATACAGTCGGCTAAGGATATAGAGTATATTATGAACTGGGAAGCTTCAGCAAAACCTATGGCACCTAAGCTTTTTGACACAACAATCCTTGAGAGCAATGAAAAGCTCGTGGTTGAGGAACTTCAAAAACAAAAAGAGGCGATACTCATTGATAACTTGAGCTGGACTACACAACTAGAGCCGAGTAAGCTCGCTTCTATCCTTTTGAATCTAGAATTCAAAGGATACGTAAACTCTTTACCAGGAAAGAGATTTAGACTTGCAACTAGAAAATGAATGAGAATTACTATCGGATTTTAGGCCTAGATAACTTCGCTAGTGATGTTGAAATAAAAAGAGCTTATCGACAGCTTGCAAAAAAATATCACCCAGATAAAAATCAAAACACCGAAGAACAGTTTAAACGAATAACTGAAGCATATAAAAAACTATCAGACCCTGCATTTAGGTCACTACAAGATGAATGGTTAAGAAACCCGACCGCTGTAAACCAGCAGGTTTATAATCGATATCAGCAAAAGCCTACTTATAGAAAAAGAACGAGATACTACACAACTGAACGTACACATTTCTCACCTAAGGTAAAGATGTATGGTTCAGTGTTTATCATCGCATTTGTGATGGCCATCATCTTAATTCCAATTGGCCTGATGTATAAAGCAAGCAGTTATCATTTTAATCAAGCTGAAGAATACAGACTTAAAGGACAGTTTGGGAATGCGTTGCTAAATTACAAACAAGCCATTACTTGGTTTGGCGAAAAAACTGAAGAAGCATCCGTTGCTGCAGCCAGAATTGGATTATACAACTTAAATAATGCTGATCAGGCTACTTTCTTTATTACTAAAGGTCTGGAATATGCTTCAAACCCTTATTTTTTAGGAGAACTACACTTTTTAAAAGGCAGAATCTACAGTTTGCAAAACGAGGTAGACAAAGCTCTGGAAGAATATCAAATTGCAGAAAACTTAGGCTATTTACAGGATAGCATTGCTTTAAATATGGGTATTATCAGAGCTTTCTATCAGGATGAGTTTGAAGAAGGTATATCTGAATTTGATAAGATTCTGGCTCAGAATATGAATAATGAAGAGGCTCTTTTCGGCAAAGCTTGGTGTACTCAGCGTTTAAACAGACCTCTCCAATCTCTTGAAATGTATAATGACTTATTAAAAATAAACCCAGAACATGTTCTGGGCAATTTTTATCGAGGGCATAATCAAATAGTTCTTGGAGATACTTTAAATGCCTGTCGAGATTTTAAAAAGGCTTATCAATTAGGTTATCAACCTGCCTTTATTTACTACTCCAGGCAGTGCGGAAACTATCAGTAAGATCCGCCATCAGCATTATAAACTCTCTCATTACATTTTTCTCTAATGAGGTCATAAGCTTTTAAATCTCCTAACTCACCAGCTTTACTCAAGTCCAAACATCCAGCCTCATGCTGACCAAACTCTAACCTAAGAACACCTCTTAAGTAATAAGCATCAATACTTTTAGGGTTTAATTCGATGATTTGAGTGCAATCAGTAATGGCATCCTGATACGCATCTAATTGATGCTTAGCCTGTCCTCGTTTATAATATGCATCCAGGTGATTTGGATTTAATTCTATAGCCTTGCTAAAATCAGAAATAGCACCAAAATAGTCTTGTAAACGGAATTTAATATTCCCTCTGGCATAATATCCTTCAGCAAACTTCTCATTCTTCTCAACAGCATTGCTAAAGTCTTTCATTGCTCCATGAATATCATCAAATTCTTCCTTTACCTTACCACGCATATAGTAGGCGAGAAAATAATTTTGATCCTTTTCAATCGCCTGATTATAATTAATGATAGCCTGCATGTACTCTCTCTTCTCGTACATGGCTTTTCCTTGTTCGGTAAATTCTTTAGCTGTCTGACTGTAGGCCATTGAGCTAAAAATGAGCATTGCTATAAGTGTGATTTGATTCTTCATAATTTTGTTTTCTCTATTTAAATAGCAGCTAAAATTATGCCGAATTCATTCGTTTTTGGATTATCAATGGTAATGATCGAATACGGCAGATGATGCCACTACACTGTTATCAAATTCTAATTTGTTTATTCCCAAATCGAGACCTTCAGCCTCTAAATAAGAAACAATTTGTTCGGTTGCAATGTTTCCCACCAGATCATCCTTAGCCATAGGACAACCACCAAAACCTCTAATTGCGCCATCAAACCTTCTGCAACCTGCCTGATACGCATACTTTATTTTATCCCTAGCCGTATTTGGATTTGAATGTAAATGAGCTCCAAATTCAACATCAGGATGATCATTAATTAAGTTTTCAAACAAATAGGTAATGTTATCCCTATCGGAAACACCAATAGTATCTGCCAGAGATATAATCGTAATGCCCATCGACTTCAAGATACCTGTGAATTTAGCAACAATTTCTTCATCAAAAGGATCTCCGTAAGGGTTTCCAAAGCCCATGGATATGTAACTAACTAACACTCTATTATTTTTAACACACAGTTCCTGAATTTCATTCAAACTATTGAGGGCTTCTAAAATGCTTTTATTGGTATTTCGTTGTTGGAATGTTTCAGAAATCGAGAAAGGAAAACCCAAATAATCAATCTCTTGAAACTTAAGCGCATCCTCAGCTCCCCTTTTATTTGCAATAATTGCTAATAATTTAGAATTCGTTTCATCAAGATTCAGGCCTTTCAGTACATCTGCGGTATCGCGCAACTGCGGAATGACCTTTGGTGAAACAAAGCTTCCGAAATCAATGGTATCGAAACCAATTTTTAAAAGCTGATTCAAATATTTTATTTTTTTCTCTGTTGGAATAAACTCTCCAATACCCTGCATTGCATCCCGTGGACACTCAATTATTTTCATATAAGTTTGATTAGAATTAAGTCAAGTCGAATATCTTCCATTTATCGATGAAATGCAAAGTCTGTCGATAGTTGATTCTTTTATTTGAATGTAATTCGATATTTTCAAGGTTTGAAAGATATTACACTATGCCACTACCATCATTAACTGAAACTTTAGGCCGTCAGCGGGCTGCTCACTTATTGAGAAGAGCAACGTTTGGCGCCTCAAAAGCACAAATTGATGAGTTTGCTGCATTTACTCCACAGGAGGCAATCTCAAGACTGTTTGATTTGACAGTTCCAGAACCAACTTTACCTATTGACACTGCAACAGGAACTGAGTGGATATCTGGCGTTACTGACGCTAATAGTGGCGATGATACGCTACAAGAATAT
This genomic window contains:
- a CDS encoding hydroxymethylglutaryl-CoA lyase, with the translated sequence MKIIECPRDAMQGIGEFIPTEKKIKYLNQLLKIGFDTIDFGSFVSPKVIPQLRDTADVLKGLNLDETNSKLLAIIANKRGAEDALKFQEIDYLGFPFSISETFQQRNTNKSILEALNSLNEIQELCVKNNRVLVSYISMGFGNPYGDPFDEEIVAKFTGILKSMGITIISLADTIGVSDRDNITYLFENLINDHPDVEFGAHLHSNPNTARDKIKYAYQAGCRRFDGAIRGFGGCPMAKDDLVGNIATEQIVSYLEAEGLDLGINKLEFDNSVVASSAVFDHYH
- a CDS encoding tetratricopeptide repeat protein, coding for MNENYYRILGLDNFASDVEIKRAYRQLAKKYHPDKNQNTEEQFKRITEAYKKLSDPAFRSLQDEWLRNPTAVNQQVYNRYQQKPTYRKRTRYYTTERTHFSPKVKMYGSVFIIAFVMAIILIPIGLMYKASSYHFNQAEEYRLKGQFGNALLNYKQAITWFGEKTEEASVAAARIGLYNLNNADQATFFITKGLEYASNPYFLGELHFLKGRIYSLQNEVDKALEEYQIAENLGYLQDSIALNMGIIRAFYQDEFEEGISEFDKILAQNMNNEEALFGKAWCTQRLNRPLQSLEMYNDLLKINPEHVLGNFYRGHNQIVLGDTLNACRDFKKAYQLGYQPAFIYYSRQCGNYQ
- the dprA gene encoding DNA-processing protein DprA; amino-acid sequence: MDQQRVYQVALNFIPGIGHMLVKQLVSYCGSAEQVFKTTKGKLLKIPGIGEHTASLISSDAVLKRAEDELNNCEKHGTEILLYTDKTFPKRLKQINDAPSLIYVKGKADLNNEKVVSIVGTRKATEYGKRLTEELIEQLTPHNPLIISGLAYGIDIAAHKASLKHNLSTVGVMASGIDIIYPAIHRETSLKMLENGALITENPIGSKPDAHRFPARNRIIAGMCDAVVVIEAAKKGGALITANIANSYNKDVFAVPGDLKNEFSEGCNALIKSNQAHLIQSAKDIEYIMNWEASAKPMAPKLFDTTILESNEKLVVEELQKQKEAILIDNLSWTTQLEPSKLASILLNLEFKGYVNSLPGKRFRLATRK
- a CDS encoding CapA family protein produces the protein MVSKSTVEKDSTLYTIDSVFTEAQTDTVKTVVLVQDSIEINIHRLLKDTVSIIGVGDIMMGTNYPDAGYLPPSNGRYLLNSLHPILTDADVTFGNLEGVILNEGGDAKYCRDPKVCYIFRSPEIIAQNLVEAGFDVMSTANNHAGDFGNPGRKNTMRVLDSMQINHAGLESRPYTTFMIDGMKYGFAAFAPNTGTVSIHDMARAKAIITHLDSISDIVIASFHGGAEGSKYQHVTRENEYFYGENRGNVYQFSHALIDAGADIIFGHGPHVTRALELYKNRLIAYSLGNFCTYARFNLRGDNGLAPILKVYTDSEGKFLHGKIYPIIQLGSGGPQLDSQGRVIEKIRDLTKKDFPETPIMIDESGRINYLQN
- a CDS encoding tetratricopeptide repeat protein; its protein translation is MKNQITLIAMLIFSSMAYSQTAKEFTEQGKAMYEKREYMQAIINYNQAIEKDQNYFLAYYMRGKVKEEFDDIHGAMKDFSNAVEKNEKFAEGYYARGNIKFRLQDYFGAISDFSKAIELNPNHLDAYYKRGQAKHQLDAYQDAITDCTQIIELNPKSIDAYYLRGVLRLEFGQHEAGCLDLSKAGELGDLKAYDLIREKCNERVYNADGGSY
- the alaS gene encoding alanine--tRNA ligase → MDSKAVRQKFLNFFINKEHQIVDSAPLVNKNDPTLMFTNAGMNQFKDFFLGNEKSKYPRIADTQKCLRVSGKHNDLEEVGLDTYHHTMFEMLGNWSFGDYFKKEAIEWAWELLTEEYKLPKDRLYVTVFEGDKDDNLGLDQEAYDYWKAIIPEDRILYGSKKDNFWEMGDQGPCGPCSEIHIDLRSEDEIKAKPGKELVNNDHPQVVEIWNLVFMEFNRKASGELVSLPAKHVDTGMGFERLCMAIQNKKSNYDTDVFVPLINYLADKAGVKYGSNEQIDIALRVISDHVRAITFAVADGQLPSNTGAGYVIRRILRRAVRYGFTFLNFKDPIIFELVDILDQQMGDVFNEVRAQKDFIKKVIEQEEASFLKTLDNGLKRIESIKSSISDKVIDGKTAFELYDTFGFPLDLTSLIARENGLSVDEKGFQEEMAKQKERSKADAVKETGDWTVLDKVEKVEFLGYDSLATQAKVIQYRTVKQKGNEVYQLVLDKTPFYAESGGQVGDNGYLESENERLKVLDTKKENDLIIHIVEKLPTQVDAEYTAIVNKSKRVDTMSNHTATHLLHHALREVLGTHVEQKGSLVNEKELRFDFSHFQKMSEEEITKVEQMVNQMIRENLALEEARNTPISEAKEMGAMALFGEKYGDFVRVIKFGESVELCGGTHVKATGNIGFFKIISESSIAAGVRRIEAITGKRAEDYVTEQVELINEVKNILKAPKDVKASIKQLVEEKSQLEKEIQKLHASKAGDLKKELLSSKKEENGLVKIISKVDLPSSDALKQISFELKNELSNLFLVLAANIDGKPQISVVIGDELIKDKNLNAGTIVRELAQEIKGGGGGQPFYATAGGKDLSGLDRVVEKALKMV
- a CDS encoding MerR family transcriptional regulator, with translation MPYKEKSIEKKYYSIGEVAAQFNVATSLIRFWESEFDLIKPKKNRKGNRQFTKEDIENVKLIYHLVKERGFTLQGAKDMLKSSSNDLKDKMDMIDSLTKVKEFLVELRKNIS
- a CDS encoding M23 family metallopeptidase; this translates as MARIKYYYDTETCRYERAKITKSDVILNFLGFLAVALVMSVTMVVIYNTYFESPTEAKLKKENRELQKHYQVLQGELNEVEDVIAALNERDNNIYRKIYEAEPLPSTVLEAGHGGAVEYKHIIEKGLRDSKLVAGMSNQIDKLKRKANIVNQSFDEIMSLAKENEELLAAIPAIQPIHNPDYTKLASGFGNRINPFHKARVKHEGIDYAAPRGTEVYATGNGKVKFIKVNSYLQTGFGNYIEIDHGFGYVTRYAHLNAVSVKEGDVVKRGQVIGKVGSTGGSSAPHLHYEVIKNGKKIDPINFVINGLNNRDYVKLTELAARENQSFD
- a CDS encoding M23 family metallopeptidase, which translates into the protein MAKIRYYYNTETCKYEPIKVTKGAMFLNILGFFTVSLIMALGIIYAYRVNFTPVKESILIEKNTSLKLDWEVLNEKLANAYTLVDELQFKDDNIYRVILDTEPIPATIREGGVGGHNKYEKLVEQELEEPKLIINAYQDVDNLKKKLYIQSKSYDQISDLLSEKERMWASRPAIQPINNKELTRLHTTFGRRFHPILKKWKEHEGLDFTAPTGTPVYATGDGIITAAYRSSSYGNVLFVNHGYGYQTRYAHLTEYIVSRGENVKRGQVIGYVGSTGRSEAPHLHYEVLYNFKPINPINFFQRDLDNEEYEKLIEISQQETIPLD